Proteins from a genomic interval of Acomys russatus chromosome 19, mAcoRus1.1, whole genome shotgun sequence:
- the Zcwpw1 gene encoding zinc finger CW-type PWWP domain protein 1: protein MGKHEKGAKKAFAPPTQKSHSGKPQPNSWKEGPPRTGSTEAEAKPSRLKVKKEQKAATENGPSKSQEKKPKPQDKPAEKKGKEKPALTNAEFEEIFQIVLHKSLQECLETSCVQGIIPTKSDKEPGISPSATDNENTNGENVIIHDIPKTASSPEEEVNSEIRSSKLGQPATEPSKKKFNRTSLSKRKKAEDEKMEEIQEGHEFSLKDRQKTMIQDHSQIRGQQKEEDSGFGHCVVWVQCSSPKCEKWRRLRGNIDPSVLPDNWSCDQNPDLNYNRCDIPEETWTGCESDVAYASYVPGSIIWAKQYGYPWWPGMVESDPDLGEYFLFASHHDSLPSKYHVTFFGETVSRAWIPASMLKNFQELSLELARAKKGRNKDYSQKLEAAITMAHEAERINIQERVNLFGFWSRYYGADISGEGKGLRLSESNSHESCLEEEEKDSEEEKEEKEEKKDPTLPRPKPAKIQTKKTKSRGPAGGRDGTPKKKLAKMSSSSESTVPPVPVLRGKEEEGNSDLDHPGPKKKFKAPESKASATNLSEEKEVKLVSSPQARHGAQAPPTQEAASFLPEDDASSDLDLEQLMEDIGEPAERGELQQRDSSEEFLAALFEE from the exons ATGGGCA AACATGAAAAGGGAGCAAAGAAAGCCTTTGCTCCTCCTACACAAAAATCACATAGCGGGAAACCTCAGCCAAACTCATGGAAGGAGGGCCCCCCGAGGACCGGTtctacagaggcagaggccaagccCAGCCGGCTCAAagtaaagaaagagcagaaggcAGCTACAGAGAATGGTCCAAGCAAGAGCCAGGAGAAAAAGCCAAAGCCTCAAGACAAGCCAGccgagaagaaaggaaag GAAAAACCAGCCCTCACCAATGCAGAGTTTGAAGAGATTTTCCAGATCGTGCTACACAAGTCCCTGCAGGAGTGCTTGG AGACTTCCTGTGTCCAAGGCATAATACCTACCAAATCAGACAAAGAACCAGGAATTTCTCCTTCTGCCACTGATAATGAAAACACCAATGG AGAGAATGTGATAATACATGATATTCCAAAGACTGCATCTTCTCCAGAAGAGGAAGTGAACTCTGAGATAAGGTCATCTAAGCTAGGCCAGCCAGCTACTGAACCCTCTAAGAAGAAATTTAATAGAACTTctttaagcaaaagaaagaaagctg aagatgagaaaatggaggaaatcCAAGAGGGACATGAGTTCAgtctgaaagacagacagaagacaatgATTCAGGATCATTCTCAGATCAGGGGCCAGCAGAAAGAAGAGGACAGTGGTTTTG GCCACTGTGTTGTCTGGGTCCAGTGTTCCTCTCCAAAGTGTGAGAAGTGGAGGCGACTTCGTGGAAACATCGATCCCTCAGTTCTCCCAGATAATTGGTCTTGTGACCAGAATCCAG ACCTGAATTATAATCGCTGTGACATTCCTGAGGAGACCTGGACAGGGTGTGAGAGTGATGTGGCCTATGCCTCCTATGTTCCAGGATCCATCATCTGGGCCAAGCAATACGGTTACCCATG gtggccaggcatggtagaatCTGATCCCGACCTCGGGGAGTACTTCCTTTTTGCTTCTCATCATGATTCCCTGCCG TCTAAGTACCATGTGACATTTTTTGGAGAAACGGTTTCTCGCGCGTGGATCCCGGCCAGCATGCTGAAGAACTTCCAGGAGCTGTCCCTGGAGCTAGCCAGAGCG AAAAAAGGCAGGAACAAGGACTACAGTCAGAAACTGGAGGCAGCCATAACGATGGCTCATGAGGCAGAGCGGATCAATATTCAG GAGCGGGTTAATTTGTTTGGTTTCTGGAGTCGATATTATGGAGCTGACATCAGTGGGGAAGGGAAAG GTCTGAGGCTCAGTGAGTCCAACAGCCACGAGTCTTGtctagaggaagaagagaaggactcagaggaggagaaggaggagaaagaagagaagaaa GACCCAACTTTGCCTAGACCCAAGCCAGCTAAAATACAGACCAAAAAAACCAAGTCAAGAG GTCCAGCGGGAGGACGAGACGGGACTCCAAAAAAGAAGCTTGCGAAGATGTCTTCCAGCAGCGAATCCACAGTGCCTCCTGTGCCCGTgttgagagggaaggaagaagaggggaactCAGACCTGGACCATCCAG GCcctaagaaaaaatttaaagcgCCTGAAAGCAAGGCCTCAGCCACCAACTTATCTGAGGAGAAAGAAGTTAAACTTGTGTCTAGCCCACAAGCTCGGCACGGGGCCCAGGCGCCTCCGACACAGGAGGCAGCGAGTTTCCtccctgaagatgatgcttccaGTGACCTGGATTTGGAGCAACTCATGGAAGACATTGGAGAGCCAGCCGAGAGAGGGGAGTTGCAGCAGAGGGACAGCTCAGAGGAGTTCCTGGCAGCCCTCTTTGAGGAGTAG